Proteins from a genomic interval of Caldicellulosiruptor diazotrophicus:
- a CDS encoding gamma carbonic anhydrase family protein — protein MIITYKGKTPKIASSAFVAENAVIIGDVEIGENSSVWFGCVLRCEENRIIIGKNTNIQDLTTIHTDHCCSVIIGDNVTVGHNVVLHGCEIGNNVLIGMGTIIMNGSIIGDNCLIGAGSLITQNMVIPPNTLVFGRPAKVIRELTPEEIEKIAISAKEYIELSNEYKKIKDY, from the coding sequence ATGATAATTACTTATAAAGGCAAAACACCCAAAATTGCGAGTTCTGCTTTTGTTGCAGAAAATGCGGTTATCATAGGCGATGTCGAAATTGGAGAAAATTCAAGTGTATGGTTTGGTTGTGTTTTAAGGTGTGAAGAGAATAGAATTATAATTGGAAAGAATACAAATATACAGGACCTTACGACAATTCACACAGATCACTGCTGCTCTGTTATAATAGGCGACAATGTTACAGTTGGTCACAATGTGGTTCTTCATGGTTGTGAGATAGGCAACAACGTTTTAATTGGAATGGGGACTATCATTATGAATGGAAGCATAATAGGAGACAATTGCTTGATTGGAGCAGGAAGTCTTATAACTCAAAACATGGTTATCCCGCCAAATACCCTTGTGTTTGGCAGACCTGCTAAAGTGATAAGAGAGCTCACTCCAGAGGAGATTGAAAAGATTGCAATTTCTGCAAAGGAGTATATAGAGCTTAGCAATGAGTATAAAAAGATAAAAGATTATTAA
- the scfB gene encoding thioether cross-link-forming SCIFF peptide maturase, protein MVHTFEKFGLKIVVDVASGSIFTVDSVAYKVIKYYKENGSFDGVEDVLDFDKQQIAEAVFEVKSLIEQGILFSEDTYKEMNLIEKRNPVIKAMCFHVAHDCDLRCRYCFASSGSFKQERKLMSFDVGKKAIDFLLQNSGSRQNLEVDFFGGEPLLNFDVVKKIVEYAREEEKKYNKKISFTLTTNATNLSDDIIEYLNQNMENVVLSHDGRPEVNDFMRIDRDGNGTYSKITNNILRFIQKRNGKTYYVRGTFTAKNLDFSKDVLHLYSLGIKEISVEPVVLEKNSPWAIRESHIERIKEEYDMLAEEYINAKLKGEGFNFFHFNIDLTGGPCVSKRLSGCGAGFEYVAVDPEGNIFPCHQFVDKPSFRLGNVFEGIKRLDLVEEFKKNTVYEKDECSKCWARFYCSGGCAAANYNMNGDVKKSYIVGCELERKRVENAIAINLYLMEKGIRI, encoded by the coding sequence ATGGTTCATACGTTTGAGAAATTCGGACTCAAAATTGTAGTGGATGTGGCGTCAGGTTCAATTTTCACAGTTGATAGTGTTGCTTATAAGGTAATAAAGTATTACAAAGAAAATGGAAGTTTTGATGGAGTAGAAGATGTACTTGATTTTGATAAACAGCAGATAGCTGAGGCAGTTTTTGAAGTAAAAAGCTTGATTGAACAAGGGATTCTGTTTTCTGAGGATACTTATAAGGAGATGAACTTGATTGAAAAAAGAAATCCGGTTATAAAGGCAATGTGCTTTCATGTTGCTCACGACTGTGACCTTCGGTGCAGGTACTGTTTTGCATCAAGTGGTAGTTTCAAACAAGAGAGAAAACTTATGAGCTTTGATGTTGGCAAAAAGGCAATAGATTTTCTGCTTCAAAATTCTGGTTCAAGACAGAACTTAGAGGTTGATTTTTTTGGTGGAGAGCCACTTTTGAATTTTGATGTGGTAAAAAAGATTGTTGAATATGCAAGAGAAGAAGAGAAGAAGTATAACAAGAAAATATCTTTTACACTGACAACAAATGCAACAAACCTTTCAGACGATATAATTGAATATCTAAACCAGAACATGGAAAATGTTGTACTCAGCCATGATGGAAGACCTGAAGTCAATGACTTTATGAGGATTGACAGGGACGGCAATGGCACTTATAGCAAAATCACAAACAACATTTTGAGGTTTATCCAAAAAAGAAATGGGAAAACTTATTATGTGAGAGGAACATTTACAGCAAAGAACTTGGATTTTTCAAAGGACGTTTTACACTTATACAGCCTTGGGATAAAAGAAATTTCGGTTGAACCTGTTGTGCTGGAGAAAAACAGTCCCTGGGCGATACGTGAGAGTCATATCGAACGGATAAAAGAAGAGTATGATATGTTGGCTGAGGAGTATATAAATGCAAAACTTAAAGGAGAAGGTTTTAACTTCTTCCATTTTAATATAGACCTTACAGGTGGGCCTTGTGTTTCAAAAAGACTTTCAGGGTGCGGTGCCGGGTTTGAGTATGTAGCAGTTGACCCTGAGGGTAATATATTCCCGTGCCACCAGTTTGTTGACAAACCAAGTTTCAGATTAGGAAATGTATTTGAAGGCATAAAAAGACTTGATTTGGTTGAGGAATTTAAGAAAAATACAGTGTATGAAAAAGATGAATGTTCAAAGTGCTGGGCGAGGTTTTACTGCAGTGGTGGGTGCGCTGCTGCAAACTATAATATGAACGGTGATGTGAAGAAATCTTACATTGTTGGTTGCGAACTCGAAAGAAAGAGGGTGGAAAATGCAATAGCTATAAATCTTTATCTTATGGAAAAGGGGATAAGAATCTAA
- the scfA gene encoding six-cysteine ranthipeptide SCIFF — MKHIKVVVKNALSKTVVSGGCGECQASCQSACKTSCTVGNQICKNRK, encoded by the coding sequence ATGAAGCATATAAAGGTTGTTGTAAAAAATGCTCTTTCAAAAACAGTTGTTTCTGGCGGCTGTGGTGAGTGCCAGGCATCCTGCCAGTCAGCTTGCAAGACATCTTGTACTGTTGGAAACCAAATTTGCAAAAACAGAAAATAA
- the fba gene encoding class II fructose-1,6-bisphosphate aldolase yields the protein MPLVTTREMFKKAAEGKYAIGAFNVNNMEIIQGIVEAAKEEQAPLILQVSAGARKYAKHIYLIKLVEAALEDSGDLPIALHLDHGEDFEICKACIDGGFTSVMIDGSRLPFEENIALTKKVVEYAHERGVVVEAELGKLAGIEDNVKVAEHEAAFTDPDQAAEFVERTGVDSLAVAIGTSHGAYKFKGDPRLDFERLQKIVEKLPKDFPIVLHGASTVLPEFVEMCNKYGGNIPGAKGVPEDMLRKAAELGVRKINIDTDLRLAMTAAIRKHLYEHPDHFDPRQYLKDGRDAIKEMVKHKLRNVLGCAGKAPEILEEIKKNRG from the coding sequence ATGCCGTTAGTTACCACAAGAGAAATGTTTAAAAAAGCGGCGGAAGGCAAGTACGCAATAGGTGCATTTAACGTCAACAACATGGAGATTATCCAGGGAATTGTTGAGGCTGCAAAGGAGGAACAGGCACCGCTTATTTTGCAGGTTTCAGCTGGCGCAAGAAAGTATGCAAAGCACATCTATCTTATCAAGCTTGTTGAAGCAGCACTTGAAGATTCTGGAGATCTTCCGATAGCCCTTCACCTTGACCATGGTGAGGACTTTGAAATATGCAAAGCTTGTATTGATGGTGGCTTTACTTCTGTTATGATTGACGGGTCAAGGCTTCCTTTTGAGGAAAATATTGCTCTTACAAAAAAGGTTGTTGAATATGCTCATGAACGCGGGGTTGTGGTGGAGGCAGAACTTGGCAAGCTTGCCGGAATTGAGGACAATGTAAAGGTTGCAGAGCATGAAGCGGCTTTTACAGACCCTGACCAGGCGGCAGAGTTTGTTGAAAGAACGGGTGTTGACTCTTTAGCTGTTGCAATTGGAACAAGCCATGGGGCATACAAATTCAAAGGCGACCCAAGGCTTGATTTTGAAAGACTTCAGAAGATTGTTGAAAAGCTTCCAAAAGATTTTCCAATTGTTCTTCATGGTGCATCAACAGTCTTGCCTGAATTTGTTGAGATGTGTAACAAGTATGGAGGAAATATTCCAGGTGCAAAAGGTGTACCAGAGGATATGCTCAGAAAAGCAGCAGAGCTTGGTGTGAGGAAGATTAACATTGACACTGACTTGAGACTTGCAATGACCGCAGCTATCAGAAAACACCTATATGAGCATCCTGACCATTTTGACCCAAGACAGTATCTCAAAGATGGCAGAGATGCAATAAAAGAGATGGTAAAACACAAGCTTAGAAATGTTCTTGGCTGTGCGGGCAAGGCTCCCGAAATTTTAGAGGAGATAAAGAAAAACAGAGGATAA
- a CDS encoding phosphatase, producing MFLEVETHCHTIASGHAYNTLEEMVLEAQKKGLKGICITDHGPEMPGSCSSLYFYNLIVVPRKINGIMVFRGCEANIVDYEGKIDIPEAALRRLDFVIASLHDVCIPSGTVSDHTRALIGAIKNPYIHCIGHPGNPLYEIDKEEVVLAAKEYKKAIEINNSSFYVREKSKENCIEILKLCKKHGVYIAMGSDAHYKTDIGRCEITQKLVCEYEFPPELIVNKSLESFISFLKLHGKDIEI from the coding sequence ATGTTTTTGGAAGTTGAGACGCACTGTCATACTATTGCAAGCGGTCATGCTTACAATACCTTGGAAGAGATGGTACTTGAGGCACAAAAAAAAGGTTTAAAAGGGATATGTATAACTGACCACGGCCCTGAGATGCCAGGGTCGTGCAGTAGTTTATATTTTTACAATCTAATTGTTGTACCGAGAAAAATAAATGGTATAATGGTATTTAGAGGGTGCGAGGCAAATATTGTTGACTATGAAGGCAAGATAGATATCCCGGAAGCGGCATTGAGAAGGCTTGATTTTGTGATTGCAAGCCTGCACGATGTTTGTATCCCGAGCGGGACAGTTTCTGACCATACCAGGGCACTCATTGGTGCTATCAAAAATCCTTATATACATTGTATAGGGCATCCGGGGAATCCCTTATATGAAATTGACAAAGAAGAGGTTGTGCTTGCTGCAAAGGAATATAAAAAAGCAATTGAGATAAACAACTCTTCGTTCTATGTTCGTGAAAAGAGTAAGGAAAATTGCATAGAGATTTTAAAGCTGTGCAAAAAACATGGTGTGTATATCGCCATGGGCTCAGATGCACACTATAAGACAGACATCGGCAGATGCGAAATTACCCAGAAACTTGTGTGTGAATATGAATTTCCGCCTGAGCTTATTGTCAACAAAAGCTTAGAAAGCTTTATAAGCTTTCTAAAGCTTCATGGAAAGGATATTGAGATTTAA
- a CDS encoding bifunctional phosphoglucose/phosphomannose isomerase translates to MLDNLETIAQNDPSGMFEAVYNLPEQIQKAYEIGKNISVNVKAEDIDKVVITGLGGSAIGGNLLRVFVLDKCKIPVIVNRDYVLPAYVDSKTLVIASSYSGNTEETLSAYQDAKAKGAKIITITTGGKLKEFAEKDGFDVITIPSGLQPRAALGYSFIPLLMLFVKLGLIEPVDDQIEETVKVLSDLRERYKPEVPEEKNLAKRLTLKLWNKLPIIYGISGTTEVIAERWKGQICENSKSPAYFNVFSELNHNEIVGTESPKHILGLFEIVMLHDTEDHKRNAIRMDITKDLIKGVVSGVNDIYSIGNSRLARMFSLIYLGDYVSLYLATLYQNDPTPVKKIDILKNKLAEIKD, encoded by the coding sequence ATGCTTGATAATTTAGAGACAATTGCACAGAACGACCCAAGCGGTATGTTTGAAGCGGTGTATAATCTTCCTGAGCAAATTCAAAAAGCATATGAGATAGGCAAAAATATTAGCGTGAATGTAAAAGCAGAAGATATAGATAAGGTTGTGATTACAGGTCTTGGCGGTTCAGCAATAGGTGGGAACCTTTTAAGAGTATTTGTCCTTGACAAGTGCAAAATTCCTGTAATTGTTAACAGAGACTATGTACTTCCTGCGTATGTAGACTCTAAAACTCTTGTCATAGCGTCCAGCTATTCAGGTAATACCGAAGAAACGCTTTCTGCATACCAGGATGCAAAGGCAAAAGGAGCAAAAATCATTACAATCACAACAGGCGGAAAGTTAAAAGAGTTTGCCGAAAAAGATGGGTTTGATGTAATCACAATTCCAAGCGGGCTTCAGCCAAGAGCTGCACTTGGATACTCATTCATTCCACTCTTGATGCTATTTGTCAAACTTGGTCTGATTGAACCTGTTGATGACCAGATAGAAGAGACAGTAAAGGTTTTGAGTGACCTAAGAGAAAGATATAAACCAGAGGTGCCGGAAGAGAAAAACCTTGCAAAGAGACTTACACTAAAACTTTGGAACAAGCTCCCAATCATATATGGCATTAGTGGAACCACAGAGGTCATTGCAGAGAGATGGAAGGGTCAGATTTGTGAAAATTCAAAGTCACCAGCATATTTCAATGTGTTTTCAGAACTCAACCACAACGAGATAGTTGGAACTGAGTCGCCAAAACATATTCTTGGACTTTTTGAAATTGTAATGCTCCATGACACAGAAGACCACAAGAGAAATGCAATCAGAATGGATATTACAAAAGACCTTATAAAGGGTGTTGTGTCTGGTGTAAATGATATATACTCAATCGGAAATTCAAGACTTGCAAGAATGTTTTCTCTAATCTACTTAGGCGACTATGTATCACTTTATCTCGCAACACTTTACCAAAATGACCCAACTCCTGTGAAAAAGATTGATATTTTAAAGAACAAACTTGCAGAGATTAAAGATTAA
- a CDS encoding endo-1,4-beta-xylanase: protein MKSDFYRKMKRFSVKILIVLVLFTTFAEIDSVKIDKVIGATKKSFVEFNFENKFATPFKASGKSMTLKIDNTTAAEGTFSLLASGRKQIDDGVLLDVTNLIDYANEYIITLYVYQKSSKLQRFVVSSEIETKSGKENKLLCEKVIIPNSWKKLDASLNLTELKGIKKVWLKVYVPTSTTNFYVDLFTLKVAGSSHLIKFESFEDKNIAGFISQDKKCKLSISKEKAYQSTYSIKLQQTAKRQNTTVILPVKGTFERGKNYSISFYVYQPILKSLNLAVGVRFLENGKSTREIVLEKVAVPKNKWTEVFASYTPSLDSKIKDFVIFIRPLSDISYYYFDNFTISDDGWYSAVPDLDLPSLSEKYKNYFKVGVAVPYKALTNPVDIALIKRHFNSITAENEMKPEAIEPYEGTFNFSIADEYLNFCKKNNIAIRGHTLVWHQQTPSWFFENPQTGEKLTNNEKDRKILLERLKKYIQTIVSRYKGRIYAWDVVNEAIDENQPDGFRRSEWFNILGPEYIEKAFIYAHQADPNALLFYNDYSTENPIKREYIYKLIKNLKEKGVPIHGVGLQCHISVSWPSVEEVEKTIKLFTSIPGIKVHITEIDISISKEFGEDIDEETKRYLLIQQARKLKDLFEVFKKYKNVVTSVSFWGLKDDYSWLKGDFPLLFDKDYQPKFAFWSLIDPSVVPEE from the coding sequence ATGAAATCTGATTTTTATAGAAAAATGAAAAGGTTTTCAGTTAAAATTTTAATAGTTTTAGTTTTATTTACAACTTTTGCAGAGATAGATAGTGTTAAAATTGATAAAGTCATCGGAGCAACAAAAAAGAGTTTTGTGGAGTTTAATTTTGAAAATAAATTTGCAACGCCATTTAAAGCATCAGGCAAATCTATGACTTTAAAGATTGACAATACAACTGCAGCAGAAGGAACCTTTTCACTTCTTGCAAGTGGCCGAAAGCAAATAGATGATGGAGTTTTGCTTGATGTAACCAATCTTATAGATTATGCAAATGAATATATAATTACTCTATATGTTTATCAAAAGTCCAGCAAGCTGCAGCGTTTTGTTGTGAGTAGCGAAATTGAGACAAAAAGCGGAAAAGAAAATAAACTGCTGTGCGAAAAAGTTATTATTCCAAACAGTTGGAAAAAACTTGATGCAAGTTTAAATTTGACTGAGCTAAAAGGGATTAAAAAAGTTTGGCTAAAGGTATATGTGCCAACCTCAACCACAAATTTTTACGTTGACCTTTTTACACTCAAAGTTGCCGGCAGCTCTCATCTCATAAAATTTGAAAGCTTTGAAGACAAAAACATAGCAGGATTTATCTCTCAAGACAAAAAATGTAAATTATCCATTTCAAAAGAAAAAGCTTATCAAAGTACATATAGCATAAAACTTCAGCAAACTGCAAAAAGACAAAACACAACAGTTATCTTGCCCGTAAAAGGCACATTTGAAAGGGGTAAGAACTATTCAATATCTTTTTATGTATATCAGCCCATTTTAAAGAGTTTAAACTTGGCAGTTGGCGTTAGGTTTCTGGAAAATGGGAAGAGCACGAGAGAGATTGTGCTTGAAAAAGTAGCTGTTCCAAAGAATAAGTGGACAGAAGTATTTGCAAGTTATACGCCCTCTTTGGATTCAAAGATAAAAGACTTTGTGATTTTCATAAGACCCCTTTCAGATATTTCCTATTATTATTTTGACAACTTCACAATTTCAGATGATGGGTGGTATTCAGCTGTGCCTGATTTAGATTTACCTTCTTTAAGTGAGAAATACAAAAACTACTTTAAAGTTGGTGTTGCTGTACCCTACAAGGCTTTGACAAATCCTGTTGATATTGCACTCATAAAGAGACATTTTAACAGTATTACAGCAGAAAATGAGATGAAGCCGGAAGCAATAGAACCATATGAAGGAACTTTTAACTTTTCAATTGCTGATGAGTATTTGAATTTTTGCAAGAAAAATAATATAGCTATTCGTGGACACACTCTTGTGTGGCATCAGCAAACGCCAAGCTGGTTTTTTGAAAACCCTCAGACAGGGGAAAAGCTTACAAATAACGAAAAAGACAGAAAGATACTTTTAGAGAGGCTAAAAAAGTATATCCAGACAATTGTTTCAAGATACAAGGGCAGAATTTATGCCTGGGATGTTGTAAATGAGGCCATTGACGAAAACCAGCCGGACGGTTTTAGAAGAAGCGAGTGGTTCAATATATTAGGTCCAGAGTATATCGAAAAAGCGTTCATCTACGCTCATCAAGCAGACCCAAACGCACTGCTTTTTTATAATGACTACAGTACAGAAAATCCAATAAAGAGAGAATACATTTACAAGCTTATAAAAAACTTAAAAGAAAAAGGAGTACCTATTCATGGCGTTGGTCTTCAGTGCCATATCTCTGTGAGCTGGCCAAGCGTTGAGGAGGTGGAAAAAACCATAAAACTTTTTACCAGCATTCCTGGTATTAAGGTACATATAACAGAAATTGATATAAGTATCTCAAAAGAATTTGGTGAAGATATAGATGAAGAAACAAAAAGATATCTTTTGATTCAGCAGGCAAGAAAGTTAAAAGACCTTTTTGAAGTGTTTAAAAAATACAAAAATGTGGTGACAAGTGTTTCGTTCTGGGGGCTTAAAGATGACTATTCATGGCTGAAAGGTGATTTTCCACTTTTGTTTGACAAGGACTATCAGCCAAAATTTGCTTTCTGGAGCTTAATAGACCCGTCAGTTGTGCCAGAGGAGTAA
- a CDS encoding ROK family transcriptional regulator, which translates to MGNHTLLKQINKLLVLKTILDNKIISRAKISRLVDLNKATVSNLTDELIKEGYIVEKGYGKSKGGRRPVLLQVNKDVGSIIGIDLGVDYIHIILSNFVGEIIFEEYADIKMGENKEKLFELLFELIEKAIDKSPQTPKGILGIGIGVPGIVEKKSGIVLIAPNLKWKNVHLKSIVQQRFNLPVYIDNEANAGALGEKWFGEWGKVSDLIYLSVGIGLGAGIIIDNKLFRGAAGFAGEVGHTTINFQDDVCSCGNIGCLENFASERALLSVIKKLVKEGAEDRYISCENVDEITPFQIIQAAMDGSRVCRMAVLEVAEKMAIGIANLVNIFNPEIVIIGNKASFFGDLFLEKLREIVNQKSFIAQFYNLKIEVSKLKDRAVVLGCIAMVISDMLSFPEYA; encoded by the coding sequence ATGGGTAACCACACACTACTAAAACAAATAAATAAACTTTTAGTTTTAAAAACAATTTTAGACAATAAAATAATATCCCGTGCGAAAATATCAAGGCTTGTTGATTTAAATAAAGCAACTGTGTCGAACCTCACCGATGAACTCATAAAAGAAGGATATATAGTAGAAAAAGGATATGGCAAGTCCAAAGGTGGAAGAAGACCTGTACTTTTACAGGTAAATAAAGATGTGGGTTCAATCATTGGAATTGATTTAGGTGTTGACTATATTCATATAATTCTTTCGAACTTTGTGGGTGAGATTATTTTCGAAGAGTATGCTGATATAAAAATGGGAGAAAACAAGGAAAAACTTTTTGAACTTCTTTTTGAGTTGATTGAAAAAGCAATAGATAAATCTCCACAAACACCGAAAGGAATTTTAGGTATAGGAATCGGTGTTCCAGGTATTGTGGAAAAGAAGTCTGGGATAGTACTTATTGCTCCAAATTTGAAGTGGAAAAATGTTCACTTAAAGTCTATTGTTCAGCAAAGGTTCAACCTCCCTGTTTATATTGACAATGAAGCAAATGCAGGCGCACTGGGCGAAAAGTGGTTTGGCGAGTGGGGAAAAGTTAGTGATTTGATTTACTTAAGTGTTGGCATTGGCCTTGGAGCAGGGATTATTATTGATAACAAGCTTTTCAGGGGCGCTGCAGGATTTGCAGGTGAGGTTGGACACACAACTATCAACTTTCAGGACGATGTTTGCAGCTGTGGTAACATCGGCTGTCTTGAAAACTTTGCCTCTGAGAGGGCTCTTTTGAGTGTTATCAAAAAACTTGTAAAAGAAGGAGCAGAGGATAGGTATATAAGCTGTGAAAATGTAGATGAAATAACTCCTTTTCAGATAATACAAGCAGCAATGGATGGAAGCAGAGTTTGCAGGATGGCTGTACTTGAGGTTGCTGAAAAGATGGCAATAGGAATTGCGAATCTTGTAAACATTTTTAATCCTGAAATAGTAATTATAGGAAACAAAGCGTCGTTTTTTGGTGATTTGTTTTTGGAAAAATTGAGAGAGATAGTTAATCAAAAGTCTTTTATCGCCCAGTTCTATAATCTTAAGATTGAGGTTTCAAAACTGAAAGACAGAGCTGTGGTCTTGGGGTGCATAGCAATGGTAATCTCTGATATGCTTTCTTTTCCAGAGTATGCATGA
- a CDS encoding carbohydrate ABC transporter permease, whose translation MGSAKETKKWYFIFLAIWTLIADVPFLFMFFTSIKTQSELLEGNTWQIPKQPTVGNYSTVIHGSFFNYLKNSIIAVSISVVLILIISSMAAYVFARMKFSLNNILYSLIIAGMAIPIHVTLIPIYVLTNKIKLYDTIFALIGPYVALSLPMSIFILTEFMREIPVELEEAAKIDGCSMFRLYSDILLPLSRPALITVGIYNGTYLWNEFVFALVLTSSPDKRTLPLGIWDFQARYGSDIPAIMAFLTLSLLPMLIAYILGQDKIIKGMMAGAVKG comes from the coding sequence ATGGGTTCTGCAAAAGAAACCAAAAAATGGTATTTCATATTTTTAGCTATATGGACATTAATAGCAGATGTGCCATTTTTATTTATGTTTTTTACATCAATAAAAACACAATCAGAACTACTTGAAGGTAATACATGGCAAATACCAAAACAGCCTACTGTTGGAAATTACTCAACTGTTATTCACGGTAGTTTTTTCAATTACCTCAAAAATAGTATTATTGCAGTTTCGATTTCAGTAGTTTTAATACTTATTATATCTTCAATGGCAGCGTATGTATTTGCCAGAATGAAATTTTCTTTGAATAATATTTTGTATTCTCTTATAATTGCAGGAATGGCAATTCCTATTCATGTTACTTTAATTCCAATTTATGTTCTTACTAATAAAATTAAATTGTATGATACTATATTTGCATTAATTGGACCTTACGTAGCATTGAGTTTACCAATGTCTATATTTATCCTGACAGAGTTTATGCGAGAAATTCCTGTTGAACTTGAAGAAGCAGCAAAAATAGATGGATGTTCCATGTTCAGATTGTATTCTGATATTCTTCTTCCTCTATCAAGACCTGCATTAATTACAGTTGGTATATACAATGGAACATATCTTTGGAATGAGTTTGTTTTTGCTTTGGTATTAACAAGTTCACCAGATAAAAGAACATTACCACTTGGTATTTGGGATTTTCAGGCAAGATATGGTTCAGACATTCCAGCCATCATGGCATTCTTGACATTGTCGCTTTTGCCAATGCTGATTGCATATATCCTAGGTCAAGATAAAATCATAAAGGGTATGATGGCAGGTGCCGTAAAAGGATAA